From a region of the Phaseolus vulgaris cultivar G19833 chromosome 6, P. vulgaris v2.0, whole genome shotgun sequence genome:
- the LOC137831529 gene encoding uncharacterized protein — MGNSLRCCLACVLPCGALDLIRIVHLNGYVEEITRSITAGEVLKANPNHVLSKPSSEGVVRRILILSPETELKRGSIYFLIPETSLPEKKRHAGKGSIGGDGDMKKKASIKKNNKGDSDEFSSRSLKVSHKVSKEKKSSCRDRRKGRIGIWKPHLESISED; from the coding sequence ATGGGAAATAGCTTAAGGTGCTGTTTGGCTTGTGTTCTTCCATGTGGGGCACTGGACTTGATTCGGATAGTGCATTTGAACGGCTATGTGGAAGAGATTACACGTTCAATCACAGCTGGAGAGGTTCTCAAAGCAAACCCTAACCATGTTCTCAGCAAACCTAGCTCTGAAGGAGTTGTTCGCCGGATTTTGATCCTCTCGCCGGAGACCGAGCTCAAAAGGGGCAGCATCTACTTCTTGATCCCGGAAACCTCGCTGCCGGAGAAGAAAAGACACGCCGGAAAAGGGAGCATTGGTGGTGACGGTGATATGAAAAAGAAAGCATCAATAAAGAAGAACAACAAGGGTGATAGTGACGAGTTTTCATCACGATCACTCAAAGTCTCTCACAAAGTTTCTAAAGAGAAAAAATCATCGTGCCGTGATCGCCGAAAAGGTCGCATCGGAATATGGAAACCTCATCTGGAGAGTATATCAGAAGACTAG
- the LOC137833092 gene encoding cation/H(+) antiporter 14-like, translated as MESQISNELISSGMIGNDKLVCQYAIKHTTKGVWYGDNPFHHGTPIILIQIVLMWAAGRITYFLLRPCHQTLIISQILAGVILGPIVLGRHKSTHEMLFPIESQMTLTTFVEFGMIIHFFKMGVQIDPRQILKIEKQAIVIGLTGHMSSLVLSGVVFNIVGSIYPEETTDPSVHVLVISSSVTSFPVVSNFLTEMNIINSEVGRIAVSTSMVSDSCMWILYFVVINGAKAIKHETYKPFTEIIVSISYFASLYFLLRPLVIWISNRNPRGKPMTESHFLTIICILLLVGLTASIAGQPPFVVAFCFGLILPDGPPLGSVLTERLDTVGSTLMVPSYCTIIGLKTSPYAVAETKSITIEIILISMYVGKFLGTILPSLHFQIEFWDSFALAVIMCCKGLMDLCFLDLLLSVKAIGEQPFTLAIFTMVVVTGSASLYVYHMYDPSRKYRSYTKKSVRNAQHEPELKILACIHNEENVYPIINLFQASNPTEATPLSVFILHLVQLSGSVIPTLKKNEIANKSSQHIHNVFDQFYQHNNGCVRLHFFTAHTLSVSMPDDVCSLAMESMSNVVIMPFHKQWSSKGNMEYSSTSIRTLNQNVQNKAPCSVGIFVDRSQISKKLLLVYGKYICEIAMIYLGGGDDLEALSYSLRMAQHPNVRLTVFWVRVKIQGKQSKTKNPYIDLMEHLRYSSYHEGKVTFKEEPVEDGAETTQVIRRIESNFSLVVVGKHHVKDSACTLGLTEWCELPELGPLGNLLATSDFSCSVLVVQEQPRCF; from the exons ATGGAGAGTCAAATTTCAAATGAATTGATTTCTTCTGGAATGATTGGAAATGATAAATTAGTATGTCAATATGCTATAAAACACACGACTAAAGGTGTTTGGTATGGAGATAATCCCTTTCATCATGGCACGCCTATCATACTAATTCAAATTGTTCTTATGTGGGCTGCTGGTAGAATCACTTATTTCTTATTGAGGCCTTGTCATCAAACCCTTATTATTTCACAAATTCTG gctggagtcatattgggtcCTATAGTTCTAGGTCGGCACAAGTCAACTCATGAAATGCTATTTCCAATAGAAAGCCAAATGACTCTGACAACATTTGTTGAATTTGGCATGATTATCCATTTCTTTAAGATGGGGGTGCAAATCGATCCCAGGCAAATCTTGAAGATTGAAAAGCAAGCAATAGTAATTGGTTTAACTGGTCACATGTCTTCTTTAGTACTTAGTGGTGTAGTTTTCAATATTGTTGGATCAATCTACCCTGAGGAAACTACAGACCCTAGTGTTCACGTTTTGGTGATATCATCTTCTGTGACTTCATTTCCTGTTGTTAGTAACTTTCTAACGGAGATGAATATCATAAACTCAGAGGTTGGACGCATAGCTGTATCCACTTCCATGGTTAGTGATTCATGCATGTGGATATTGTATTTTGTGGTAATCAATGGTGCTAAAGCAATTAAACACGAAACATATAAACCTTTTACAGAAATAATTGTGTCAATTAGTTATTTCGCCTCTTTATACTTCCTTCTAAGGCCATTGGTTATATGGATCTCCAATCGTAATCCACGAGGAAAACCTATGACAGAAAGTCATTTTTTGACTATCATTTGTATACTTTTGCTGGTTGGATTGACTGCAAGTATTGCAGGACAACCTCCTTTCGTTGTTGCCTTTTGTTTTGGGTTGATCTTACCGGATGGTCCCCCTTTAGGATCTGTTCTGACAGAAAGGCTTGACACTGTTGGTTCTACTTTGATGGTTCCATCTTATTGTACTATTATAGGCCTTAAAACCAGTCCTTATGCAGTAGCAGAAACCAAGTCAATAACCATTGAGATTATCTTAATTTCAATGTATGTAGGGAAGTTTCTGGGCACCATTTTACCCTCACTTCACTTTCAAATTGAATTTTGGGATTCTTTTGCATTGGCTGTAATCATGTGCTGCAAAGGCCTCATGGATCTCTGCTTCCTCGACTTATTATTGAGTGTTAAG GCAATAGGAGAGCAACCTTTCACCCTTGCTATATTTACCATGGTGGTCGTAACTGGTTCTGCAAGTCTATATGTTTATCACATGTATGATCCTTCAAGGAAGTATAGATCATATACTAAAAAGTCAGTTAGAAATGCTCAGCATGAACCGGAACTCAAAATACTTGCATGTATCCATAATGAAGAAAATGTATATCCAATCATCAACCTTTTCCAAGCCTCTAATCCCACAGAGGCTACACCCCTCTCGGTCTTTATTCTTCACCTTGTGCAGCTTTCAGGTAGTGTAATTCCCACTCTCAAAAAGAATGAGATTGCTAACAAATCATCTCAACACATACACAACGTCTTTGATCAATTTTACCAGCACAACAACGGGTGTGTCAGGCTGCATTTCTTCACAGCACATACCCTATCTGTAAGCATGCCTGATGATGTATGCAGCCTTGCAATGGAGTCCATGTCTAACGTTGTGATTATGCCATTTCATAAGCAATGGTCCAGCAAAGGAAATATGGAGTACTCAAGTACTTCAATTAGGACACTAAACCAAAATGTTCAAAACAAAGCTCCTTGCTCCGTTGGCATCTTCGTAGACCGGAGTCAAATCAGTAAGAAACTATTACTGGTATATGGGAAGTATATTTGTGAAATTGCCATGATCTACTTAGGTGGAGGTGATGACCTCGAGGCATTGTCTTATAGTTTACGTATGGCTCAACATCCAAATGTGAGACTAACAGTGTTCTGGGTTAGGGTTAAAATCCAAGGAAAACAAAGTAAAACAAAGAACCCTTACATTGACTTGATGGAGCATCTACGTTATAGTAGTTACCATGAAGGCAAAGTAACCTTCAAGGAAGAGCCTGTGGAAGATGGGGCTGAAACAACACAAGTTATTCGAAGGATAGAGTCAAACTTTAGTTTGGTCGTAGTTGGTAAGCATCATGTGAAAGACTCTGCATGTACACTAGGATTGACAGAATGGTGTGAACTTCCTGAGCTTGGTCCACTTGGAAACCTCTTAGCCACATCAGATTTTTCATGTTCAGTTTTGGTGGTACAAGAACAACCAAGgtgtttctaa
- the LOC137831530 gene encoding cation/H(+) antiporter 15-like, translated as MEVAQENLIRSALQVAANEDSTHGKPFICHSTVNQIHSKGIWFGDDPLAYTLPIFMLQLFLMFIFTRVYYFILKPLGQPSFISQILGGVTLGPSFLGHSTKFIEKVFPAKERSALDTLTFFGFMLFIFLSGVKIDPTITFRSGRRTCAVGILGYFVPYILAKVVFYILTHSTSFDKEVSTMMAIVIEVQCIVAFPVITCFLSEHQILNSEIGRLATASSLVTETCFILNMTLTFFIKLTLTKSIVVSTGSFLSAVLLVFFVIFVVHPAAVWAIQQSPEGKPVQEIYIFGVLITLMLCGLIGEIIGINAIVVSFFIGLAIPDGPPLGAALVDKLDCFVSVVCLPMLFIIVGLRTNVYAIQTMNNILGILIIICTTFCGKILGALVPLLYLRMPIRDAFALGCIMNIKGTVEMALLTDLKLRDMMNDECFAIMILNLVFVTGILSPIVRVLYDPSRRFIAYKRRTIMHHNSEEQLRILACIHKQENVLAVLNLLSASNATKTSTIDLVVLQLIKLVGRSSSVLVAHLPCKKFGDNPTLTEKIFNSFNKFEDAYKGSVTIHCYKGISPYATMHNDVCYMALEKRTTFIILPFHKQWIFGRTTESSFPFQQLNKNVLDKAPCSVGVLIDRGSQRMFWCGHTKESIYQVAILFFGGADDRESLSYTRRMLNQPYVHITLFHFSSTTNIVGGTERSKLLDTQILSEFRLKAFRNERVSFRDEMVMSGRDVLSVIECMESRYDLVIVGRKHADSKIISELSKLKHGDLGVVGEILVYSNIGAQTSILVVQQQTRYWGSRDPEEDSTYLRKV; from the exons ATGGAGGTAGCCCAGGAAAACCTCATTCGCAGTGCCTTACAAGTTGCAGCCAATGAAGATTCCACGCATGGGAAGCCTTTCATATGCCATAGCACAGTTAATCAAATCCACTCCAAGGGAATCTGGTTTGGAGATGACCCACTTGCATATACTCTCCCTATTTTCATGCTCCAACTTTTTCTCATGTTCATCTTCACCCGTGTTTATTACTTTATCCTCAAGCCCTTGGGTCAACCGTCTTTTATTTCTCAAATTCTT GGTGGTGTGACTTTAGGTCCTTCTTTTCTAGGACACAGTACAAAATTTATTGAGAAGGTTTTTCCAGCAAAAGAGAGAAGTGCGCTTGATACCTTGACTTTTTTTGGATTTATGTTATTCATCTTCTTAAGTGGGGTAAAGATAGATCCAACCATCACTTTTAGATCAGGTAGAAGGACTTGTGCTGTAGGAATTTTAGGCTACTTTGTTCCTTACATTCTTGCCAAAGTGGTTTTCTATATCCTCACACATTCCACATCATTTGATAAAGAAGTTTCTACGATGATGGCTATTGTGATAGAAGTTCAATGTATTGTAGCATTTCCTGTAATTACTTGCTTTCTTTCTGAACATCAGATCCTCAATTCAGAGATTGGGAGGTTGGCCACTGCTTCTTCATTAGTCACTGAGACTTGCTTCATTTTAAACATGACATTAACAttctttataaaattaactttaacAAAGTCAATAGTAGTATCGACTGGATCTTTCTTGTCCGCCGTTCTGCTTGTTTTCTTCGTCATCTTTGTAGTTCACCCGGCTGCAGTATGGGCAATTCAACAATCACCAGAAGGAAAACCAGTCcaagaaatttatatttttggagTTCTTATAACACTAATGTTGTGTGGACTCATAGGTGAAATCATTGGCATAAATGCAATTGTAGTATCTTTCTTTATAGGGCTAGCTATACCTGATGGTCCACCCTTGGGAGCAGCACTGGTAGATAAGCTTGATTGCTTTGTTTCTGTAGTGTGCTTACCTATGCTTTTTATCATAGTTGGATTAAGGACAAATGTGTATGCCATACAGACAATGAACAACATACTTGGGATTCTAATAATTATCTGCACTACTTTTTGTGGGAAAATTTTAGGGGCTTTGGTGCCTCTCCTTTACCTTAGGATGCCAATTCGAGATGCCTTTGCTCTTGGTTGTATAATGAACATCAAAGGCACAGTTGAAATGGCCTTGTTGACTGACTTGAAACTGAGAGAC ATGATGAATGATGAATGCTTTGCAATTATgattctaaatttggtgttTGTAACTGGGATTTTGTCCCCTATTGTAAGAGTTCTGTATGATCCATCTAGGAGGTTTATTGCTTACAAAAGGAGGACAATTATGCATCACAACAGTGAAGAACAATTGCGCATACTAGCTTGCATTCATAAACAAGAAaatgttttggctgttttaaacCTCCTTTCAGCTTCCAATGCCACTAAAACAAGCACTATTGATTTAGTTGTGCTCCAACTTATTAAGCTTGTGGGGCGATCTTCCTCTGTTCTTGTTGCACATTTGCCGTGTAAAAAGTTCGGTGATAATCCTACTCTAACTGAGAAGATATTTAACTCGTTCAACAAGTTTGAAGATGCATACAAGGGCAGTGTCACAATACATTGCTATAAAGGCATTTCTCCCTATGCTACAATGCACAATGATGTGTGCTACATGGCACTTGAAAAGAGAACAACTTTTATTATATTACCCTTTCATAAGCAGTGGATATTTGGAAGGACAACTGAGTCATCTTTTCCTTTCCAGCAACTAAACAAGAATGTTTTAGACAAAGCTCCTTGCTCAGTTGGTGTCCTTATTGATCGTGGCAGTCAAAGGATGTTTTGGTGTGGCCACACAAAGGAATCAATATATCAAGTGGCTATTCTTTTCTTTGGGGGTGCAGATGATCGAGAATCACTTTCATATACAAGGCGTATGTTGAATCAACCTTATGTCCACATTACACTCTTTCATTTTTCATCTACAACTAACATTGTTGGAGGAACAGAAAGAAGCAAATTGCTTGACACACAAATCTTAAGTGAATTTAGGCTTAAGGCCTTCAGAAATGAGAGAGTTTCTTTTAGAGATGAGATGGTAATGAGTGGAAGAGATGTACTTTCAGTTATTGAATGCATGGAGAGTCGTTATGACCTTGTCATAGTTGGGAGGAAGCATGCTGATTCAAAAATTATATCAGAACTTAGCAAATTGAAGCATGGGGACTTGGGAGTTGTTGGAGAGATTCTTGTCTATTCAAATATTGGAGCCCAAACATCTATTTTAGTGGTGCAACAACAAACCAGATATTGGGGATCACGTGATCCAGAGGAGGACTCCACATATTTaagaaaagtataa
- the LOC137833093 gene encoding uncharacterized protein, with the protein MEPPAAKHGSLWNVLVRLFSFAVLIFAARFAISVTVRGGSCESADFCFFSENLSFSSPSHSSHAGDPFTGRNWRRSVEHYAAIFQDLIADGSLSPNSRALCIDTPAGEEVLALKEVGVVDSVGIFKKPTPPLILHGDGRQHPFSADSFDFEFSGNGGLERSPRPAEFAAEICRTLRPGGFVAVHAEVRDAYSFDSFLELFKCCELIRTRKINGVDSSPVLEILLKKKKENSNFEMDSGNFVNKCSVPGYKREIVKNAEALIEVEPLKPWIILKKNVKNLKYLTSFVDITFKNRYVYVDVGARSYGSSIGSWFRKQYPKQDRTFEIYAIEADKSFHEEYREKRGVTLLPYAAWVRNETLFFEITRDPSKQVTVKGRAMGRINPVQTSSSHMGDMDKIQGFDFAEWLKSAVTKRDFVVVKMDVEGTEFHLIPRLIQTGAICLIDELFLECHYNRWQRCCPGQRSAKYNKTFSQCLNLFTSLRSYGVLVHQWW; encoded by the coding sequence ATGGAGCCACCCGCAGCGAAACACGGCTCCTTGTGGAATGTTCTGGTTCGTCTATTCTCCTTCGCCGTCCTCATCTTCGCCGCACGATTCGCCATCAGCGTCACCGTTCGTGGCGGGTCCTGCGAATCCGCCGATTTCTGCTTCTTCTCCGAAAACCTCAGTTTCTCCTCCCCCTCCCACTCCTCCCACGCTGGAGATCCGTTTACCGGCAGGAACTGGCGCCGTTCGGTCGAGCATTACGCCGCCATTTTCCAGGACCTCATTGCCGACGGCTCCCTCTCCCCGAACTCCCGCGCCCTCTGCATCGACACGCCTGCCGGCGAGGAAGTCCTCGCGCTGAAAGAGGTCGGCGTCGTCGACTCTGTAGGAATCTTCAAGAAACCGACGCCGCCGCTGATCCTCCACGGTGACGGCCGCCAGCATCCGTTCTCAGCTGACTCATTTGACTTTGAGTTCTCCGGCAACGGCGGATTGGAACGTTCCCCGCGCCCGGCAGAGTTTGCCGCGGAGATCTGCCGCACGCTCCGTCCCGGCGGCTTCGTGGCGGTGCACGCGGAAGTGAGAGACGCTTACAGCTTCGATTCTTTCCTTGAATTGTTTAAATGTTGTGAATTGATCAGAACTCGAAAAATCAACGGTGTTGATTCCTCTCCGgttcttgaaatcttgttgaagaagaaaaaggaaaactcTAATTTCGAAATGGACAGTGGTAATTTCGTGAATAAGTGCTCTGTTCCTGGGTATAAACGTGAAATAGTTAAAAATGCAGAGGCATTGATTGAGGTAGAGCCATTGAAACCTTGGattatattaaagaaaaatgtgaagaaCTTAAAGTACTTAACTTCTTTTGTTGACATAACCTTTAAGAATAGGTATGTTTATGTTGATGTAGGAGCTAGGAGTTATGGTTCTAGCATAGGAAGTTGGTTTAGGAAACAATATCCAAAGCAGGATAGAACCTTTGAGATTTATGCAATTGAGGCTGATAAATCATTTCATGAAGAGTATAGGGAAAAGAGAGGAGTAACATTGTTGCCCTATGCAGCTTGGGTGAGGAATGAGACATTGTTCTTTGAGATCACCAGAGACCCTAGCAAGCAAGTCACGGTGAAAGGGAGAGCCATGGGGAGGATCAACCCTGTGCAAACCTCTTCTAGCCATATGGGTGACATGGATAAAATTCAGGGTTTTGATTTTGCAGAGTGGCTCAAGAGTGCTGTTACAAAAAGAGATTTCGTGGTGGTGAAGATGGATGTGGAAGGGACTGAGTTTCATCTCATCCCAAGGTTGATTCAGACTGGGGCTATCTGCTTGATTGACGAGCTCTTCCTTGAGTGCCATTACAATAGGTGGCAGAGATGCTGCCCTGGTCAGAGAAGTGCAAAATATAACAAGACCTTTTCTCAATGCCTGAATCTGTTTACTTCACTTAGAAGTTATGGAGTTCTAGTACATCAATGGTGGTAA
- the LOC137831532 gene encoding probable WRKY transcription factor 26: protein MTTSFSDLLSSPTDHNLRGSERPQEVSDQTGSSGVPKFKSTPPPSLPFFHPQNHPLPPISPISPSYFNIPHGLSLAELLDSPVLLHSSNVLASPTTESFATGHGFNWKSSYGESQHHVKEEDKSFSSFSFQTQTQIPLASSTGFQSSTGIVQSGWSFPETVKQDGFSSRMSMNMVKTETSSAMQGFNSENNRNSAGFQSDYNNYQPQVQTLSRRSDDGYNWRKYGQKQVKGSENPRSYYKCTYPNCPTKKKVERSLDGQITEIVYKGSHNHPKPQATKRNSLSASSLAISHSNGVNNEITQAPHQMDSVATPENSSISMEDDDFGQSKSGGDEFDNNEPDAKRWRIEGENEGISAVGSRTVREPRVVVQTTSDIDILDDGYRWRKYGQKVVKGNPNPRSYYKCTFPGCPVRKHVERASHDLRAVITTYEGKHNHDVPAARGSGSNSIGRSVPINTTTNSTTSAATSIYINSHQNLRPAAPERTQHFNSNMQQGSGSFGFSGFGNPLMGSYMNQQSDNVFTSRAKEEPDDSFLDSLLC from the exons ATGACCACTTCTTTCTCTGACCTTCTCTCTTCTCCCACCGACCACAACCTACGAGGCTCCGAAAGACCTCAAGAGGTGTCGGATCAAACAGGTTCTTCTGGTGTGCCGAaattcaagtccacaccacctCCATCTCTCCCTTTTTTTCACCCTCAAAATCATCCTCTTCCACCCATTTCTCCTATTTCTCCTTCTTACTTTAACATCCCTCATGGGTTAAGCCTTGCTGAACTTCTTGACTCTCCAGTTCTCCTTCACTCTTCTAAC GTTTTGGCATCTCCAACCACTGAATCATTTGCTACTGGTCACGGCTTCAATTGGAAGAGCAGTTATGGGGAAAGCCAGCACCATGTAAAAGAAGAAGACAAAAGCTTCTCAAGTTTCTCCTTCCAAACACAAACACAGATTCCTCTTGCATCTTCAACTGGATTTCAATCTTCAACCGGCATAGTTCAAAGC GGTTGGAGTTTCCCGGAAACTGTTAAACAAGATGGTTTTTCTTCGAGAATGAGTATGAATATGGTGAAAACTGAAACCTCTTCTGCGATGCAGGGTTTTAACTCTGAGAATAACCGCAACAGTGCTGGTTTCCAATCAGATTATAACAATTACCAGCCACAAGTTCAGACCTTAAGCAGAAGATCAGATGATGGGTACAATTGGAGGAAATATGGGCAAAAGCAAGTGAAAGGAAGTGAAAATCCAAGAAGCTACTACAAGTGCACATACCCCAATTGTCCAACAAAGAAAAAGGTTGAGAGATCCTTAGATGGACAAATTACTGAGATTGTTTACAAAGGTAGTCATAATCATCCCAAGCCTCAGGCTACCAAGAGGAACTCATTGTCTGCCTCATCACTTGCAATTTCTCATTCAAATGGTGTCAACAATGAAATAACACAAGCCCCTCATCAAATGGATTCGGTTGCAACTCCAGAAAACTCATCAATATCAATGGAAGATGATGACTTTGGTCAGAGCAAATCAGGAGGAGATGAGTTTGATAATAACGAACCTGATGCCAAAAGATG GAGAATAGAAGGTGAAAATGAGGGTATATCAGCTGTTGGAAGTAGAACAGTGAGAGAACCCAGAGTCGTGGTTCAGACAACCAGTGACATCGATATTCTAGATGATGGATACAGATGGAGGAAATATGGCCAAAAAGTAGTCAAGGGAAATCCAAACCCAAG GAGTTACTACAAGTGCACATTCCCAGGATGTCCAGTGAGGAAGCACGTAGAGAGAGCCTCACATGACCTAAGAGCAGTGATCACAACCTATGAGGGAAAGCACAACCATGACGTGCCTGCAGCACGTGGCAGTGGCAGCAACTCAATCGGAAGATCAGTGCCTATAAACACTACCACAAACAGCACCACTAGTGCAGCCACTTCTATATACATCAATTCTCATCAGAATCTCAGACCAGCAGCACCAGAAAGGACACAACACTTCAACTCCAATATGCAGCAGGGCTCAGGAAGTTTTGGATTCTCAGGGTTTGGAAATCCATTAATGGGGTCTTACATGAACCAACAATCTGACAATGTGTTCACCTCTAGAGCCAAGGAGGAGCCAGATGACTCGTTTCTTGACTCTTTGCTATGTTAA